A single region of the Hyphomonas adhaerens MHS-3 genome encodes:
- a CDS encoding EF-hand domain-containing protein, with translation MKRIVLATASLAAIAAIALPAAAYGGRGDGMQRHSDMMKMLDTDGDGTVSEAEIKAHKAQMFPAIDTNDDGVLSQEELSAHQDVMRAQMKSKFESRRGDRVDNMFDRYDTNKDGSITRDEVAAVQAARTAKWEAKKAERQAQWAEKSAEMQAARFAKMDTDGNGTISQEEFESAPMGPGGPGKRGKYRGMGPGMGSGMVMDDMPAPPEDE, from the coding sequence ATGAAACGGATTGTTCTCGCGACAGCATCCCTGGCTGCCATTGCAGCCATCGCCCTTCCGGCCGCCGCTTATGGTGGACGCGGCGACGGCATGCAGCGCCATTCAGACATGATGAAAATGCTCGACACGGACGGTGACGGCACGGTCTCCGAAGCGGAAATCAAGGCGCACAAGGCCCAGATGTTCCCCGCAATCGACACCAATGATGACGGCGTTCTTTCACAGGAAGAATTGTCCGCGCATCAGGATGTCATGCGCGCCCAGATGAAATCGAAATTCGAATCGCGCCGCGGCGACCGCGTGGACAACATGTTCGACCGGTACGACACCAACAAGGATGGGTCGATCACGCGTGACGAAGTCGCGGCCGTTCAGGCGGCGCGGACAGCCAAGTGGGAAGCGAAAAAAGCTGAGCGCCAGGCCCAATGGGCCGAGAAGAGCGCCGAGATGCAGGCCGCGCGCTTTGCGAAGATGGACACGGACGGCAATGGCACGATCAGCCAGGAAGAGTTCGAGTCCGCCCCGATGGGCCCCGGCGGCCCTGGCAAGCGCGGCAAATACCGCGGGATGGGTCCCGGAATGGGCTCCGGTATGGTCATGGATGACATGCCGGCGCCCCCGGAAGACGAATAG
- a CDS encoding RNA polymerase sigma factor produces MAFVSDLDQITRAAAGDPSAVSWLVDRYSPGVLGLATRMLGDRMEAEDVTQETFLRAWKALPGWEPRAKFSTWLHRVALNLCYDILRKRRESLPGELPEMTDPELTPPERLLQTERVKAIETAIAALPERQAAALTLCALQGHSQVEAAEIMETSEEALESLLARARRSLRATLAERSVA; encoded by the coding sequence GTGGCTTTCGTATCGGATCTCGACCAGATCACACGGGCGGCGGCGGGTGACCCGTCTGCCGTCTCGTGGCTGGTCGACCGGTACTCACCGGGTGTTCTCGGCCTGGCAACACGGATGCTGGGCGACCGGATGGAAGCAGAAGACGTGACACAGGAAACATTCCTCCGCGCATGGAAAGCGCTGCCGGGCTGGGAGCCGCGGGCGAAGTTCTCGACCTGGCTGCATCGTGTCGCGCTCAACCTCTGCTACGATATCCTGCGCAAGCGGCGGGAATCGCTGCCCGGTGAATTGCCGGAGATGACGGACCCGGAATTGACGCCGCCTGAACGCCTGCTGCAAACCGAGCGGGTGAAAGCGATCGAAACCGCTATCGCTGCCCTTCCGGAGCGCCAGGCCGCTGCCTTGACGCTCTGCGCCCTGCAGGGACACTCTCAGGTGGAGGCGGCGGAGATCATGGAAACAAGTGAAGAAGCGCTGGAAAGCCTTCTGGCGCGCGCACGGCGCAGCTTGAGGGCGACACTGGCCGAACGGAGCGTGGCATGA